In a single window of the Rhodoferax saidenbachensis genome:
- the leuD gene encoding 3-isopropylmalate dehydratase small subunit produces the protein MNKFTIHKGLVAPMDRENVDTDAIIPKQFLKSIRKTGFGQNLFDEWRYLDAGYPGQDPASRKPNPDFVLNQPRYAGASIMLARKNFGCGSSREHAPWALDQYGFRAIIAPSYADIFFNNSFKNGMLPIVLTEAQVDQLFSEALAFPGYQLTIDLERQVIMKPQGEEIAFDVQAFRKYCLINGFDDIGLTLRHADKIKAFEAQRLAQKPWLAHTMRA, from the coding sequence ATGAACAAGTTCACCATCCACAAGGGCCTGGTCGCGCCCATGGACCGCGAGAACGTGGACACGGATGCCATCATCCCCAAGCAGTTTCTCAAGTCCATCCGCAAGACCGGCTTTGGCCAGAACCTGTTTGACGAGTGGCGTTATCTGGATGCGGGCTATCCCGGACAGGACCCGGCCAGCCGCAAGCCCAATCCGGACTTTGTGCTGAACCAGCCGCGCTACGCGGGAGCAAGCATCATGCTGGCGCGCAAGAACTTTGGTTGTGGCTCCTCGCGCGAACACGCACCGTGGGCGCTGGACCAATACGGTTTTCGCGCCATCATCGCGCCCAGCTACGCGGACATCTTCTTCAACAACAGCTTCAAGAACGGCATGTTGCCCATCGTGCTGACGGAAGCCCAGGTGGACCAGTTGTTCAGCGAAGCGCTGGCCTTCCCTGGCTACCAGCTCACCATCGACTTGGAGCGCCAAGTGATCATGAAGCCTCAGGGCGAAGAGATTGCCTTTGATGTGCAGGCCTTCCGCAAGTACTGCCTGATCAACGGCTTTGACGACATTGGCTTGACCCTGCGCCATGCAGACAAGATCAAGGCCTTCGAAGCACAACGTTTGGCACAAAAACCGTGGTTAGCCCACACCATGCGTGCGTAA
- the leuC gene encoding 3-isopropylmalate dehydratase large subunit: protein MASTSTPNTGRTLYDKLWDDHVVHTEDDGTSILYIDRHLVHEVTSPQAFEGLRVAGRKVWRVSSIVATADHNTPTTGWERGYDGITDPTSKEQVTTLDSNIAEFGSAAYFPFLSKRQGIVHVIGPENGATLPGMTVVCGDSHTSTHGAFGALAHGIGTSEVEHVMATQTLLAKKAKNMLVKVDGSVAKGITAKDIVLAIIGKIGTAGGTGYTIEFGGSAIRALSMEGRMTVCNMAIEAGARAGLVAVDEKTIDYVKGRPLAPGHSAINGDAAAVEWDQAVTYWKTLHTDVGAHFDTVVELDATQILPQVTWGTSPEMVLGIDGRVPDPDKEKDANKRGAIERALTYMGLEPGKALDDLFVDKVFIGSCTNSRIEDMREAAAVVKKLGQKVAKNIKLAMVVPGSGLVKDQAEREGLHEIFKAAGFEWREPGCSMCLAMNADRLEPGERCASTSNRNFEGRQGAGGRTHLVSPAMAAAAAIHGHFVDIRKFS, encoded by the coding sequence ATGGCCAGCACCAGCACACCCAACACCGGCCGTACCCTGTACGACAAATTGTGGGACGACCACGTTGTCCATACTGAAGACGACGGCACCTCCATTCTGTACATCGACCGCCATTTGGTGCACGAAGTGACCAGCCCGCAGGCCTTTGAAGGCCTGCGCGTGGCAGGTCGCAAAGTCTGGCGTGTCAGCTCCATCGTCGCCACCGCCGACCACAACACGCCCACCACCGGCTGGGAACGCGGCTACGACGGCATCACCGACCCGACCAGCAAGGAACAGGTCACCACGCTGGACAGCAACATTGCTGAGTTCGGCTCCGCCGCCTACTTCCCGTTCCTGTCCAAACGCCAGGGCATCGTGCACGTCATCGGGCCCGAGAACGGTGCCACGCTGCCTGGCATGACTGTTGTCTGTGGCGATTCGCACACATCAACCCACGGTGCCTTCGGCGCATTGGCACACGGCATTGGTACCAGCGAAGTCGAGCACGTGATGGCCACGCAAACACTACTGGCAAAAAAGGCCAAGAACATGCTGGTGAAGGTCGACGGTTCGGTCGCCAAAGGCATTACCGCCAAGGACATCGTGCTGGCCATCATTGGCAAAATTGGCACGGCTGGTGGCACCGGCTACACCATCGAATTCGGTGGCTCGGCCATACGTGCACTGAGCATGGAAGGCCGCATGACCGTCTGTAACATGGCCATCGAAGCTGGCGCACGCGCTGGCTTGGTGGCCGTAGACGAAAAGACGATTGACTACGTCAAAGGCCGCCCTCTCGCCCCTGGCCACAGTGCCATCAACGGCGATGCTGCCGCCGTGGAGTGGGACCAAGCCGTTACCTACTGGAAGACGCTGCACACCGATGTCGGCGCACATTTCGACACCGTGGTGGAGCTCGATGCGACGCAGATTTTGCCGCAGGTCACCTGGGGCACTTCGCCTGAAATGGTGCTTGGCATTGATGGTCGCGTGCCAGACCCGGACAAGGAAAAGGACGCCAACAAGCGCGGAGCCATTGAGCGCGCGCTCACCTACATGGGCCTGGAGCCCGGCAAGGCACTGGACGACTTGTTCGTCGACAAGGTGTTCATTGGCTCCTGTACCAATAGCCGCATTGAAGACATGCGCGAAGCCGCGGCCGTGGTGAAGAAGCTGGGCCAAAAAGTGGCCAAAAACATCAAGCTGGCCATGGTGGTGCCCGGCTCCGGTCTGGTGAAAGACCAGGCCGAACGCGAAGGTCTGCACGAAATCTTCAAGGCCGCAGGTTTTGAGTGGCGCGAACCCGGTTGCTCCATGTGCCTGGCCATGAATGCCGATCGGCTGGAGCCCGGCGAGCGCTGCGCCTCCACCAGCAACCGCAACTTCGAAGGCCGCCAGGGCGCCGGTGGACGCACCCATCTGGTCAGCCCCGCGATGGCTGCGGCTGCCGCCATCCATGGCCACTTTGTCGACATCCGTAAATTCAGCTAA
- the sdhC gene encoding succinate dehydrogenase, cytochrome b556 subunit has protein sequence MTELASSPRAKRPEFRNINALTDLPTYRLPPAGWVSILHRVSGALMFVLMPFIIWMFDTSITSEISFAKFSSAFTIGLGFVPGWFFKLVALSLIWAYLHHFIAGLRHLWMDVNHAVSKEFGRSSAIVTLALSLGLTAILGAKLFGLY, from the coding sequence ATGACTGAGCTTGCCTCCTCCCCCCGCGCCAAACGCCCGGAATTTCGCAACATCAACGCGCTGACCGATCTCCCTACCTACCGCCTGCCGCCCGCTGGTTGGGTCTCCATCCTGCACCGCGTCAGCGGCGCGCTGATGTTTGTGCTGATGCCTTTCATCATCTGGATGTTTGACACCTCCATCACGTCGGAAATCTCATTCGCCAAATTCAGCAGTGCCTTCACTATCGGCCTTGGATTTGTGCCCGGCTGGTTCTTCAAACTCGTGGCGCTGTCCCTGATCTGGGCCTACCTGCACCACTTCATCGCCGGCCTGCGCCACCTGTGGATGGACGTCAACCACGCGGTGAGCAAAGAATTTGGCCGCAGCTCCGCTATCGTGACCCTGGCTTTGAGCCTGGGCCTCACGGCGATTCTGGGCGCCAAGCTGTTTGGCCTGTACTAA
- a CDS encoding LysR substrate-binding domain-containing protein — MKNSERSFARRMDLTSLQLFVAVCELGSIGKAAEREFIAPSAVSKRLSDLEANLDTVLLYRHTRGVDLTPAGESLLHHARTVLFSLEKMQGELSEYADGVRGHVRIHASISAIVQFLPEDLGAFIRQHAEVKIDLEEHLSTEVIRAVQEGAADLGICNTANGIGELQRHAYRQDQLVMVVPKGHVLAQQPAIAFEDALAFDHVGLHSNSSIYLAMREAAAQLGRSVKLRIQVTGLDAMCRMIHNGLGIGVMPLQAFQLMRGVGELVSVALTDIWATRQIDLVARDFSSLPRTARLLVDHLTASAQPQPLQA, encoded by the coding sequence ATGAAGAACTCTGAACGCAGTTTCGCTCGCCGCATGGATCTGACTTCGCTGCAGCTCTTTGTAGCCGTCTGCGAGCTGGGCAGCATTGGCAAGGCGGCTGAACGCGAATTCATAGCCCCGTCTGCCGTGAGCAAGCGCCTCAGTGACCTGGAAGCCAATCTGGATACGGTTTTGCTATACCGCCATACCCGTGGCGTAGACCTGACCCCGGCCGGTGAAAGCCTGCTGCACCACGCGCGTACTGTGCTGTTCAGCCTGGAAAAAATGCAGGGCGAGCTCAGTGAATACGCGGACGGTGTGCGCGGCCATGTGCGCATCCACGCCAGCATCTCGGCCATCGTGCAGTTTTTACCGGAAGACCTGGGCGCCTTTATCCGCCAGCATGCGGAAGTAAAAATTGATTTGGAAGAACACCTCAGTACCGAGGTCATCCGTGCGGTCCAGGAAGGCGCCGCCGACCTGGGCATCTGCAATACGGCCAACGGTATCGGCGAGTTGCAGCGCCACGCCTATCGGCAAGACCAGTTGGTCATGGTGGTGCCCAAAGGCCACGTGCTGGCCCAGCAGCCCGCCATCGCTTTTGAAGACGCTTTGGCCTTTGACCACGTCGGCCTGCACTCCAACAGCTCCATCTATCTGGCCATGCGCGAAGCGGCCGCCCAATTGGGGCGCTCGGTCAAACTGCGCATCCAGGTCACAGGCCTGGATGCCATGTGCCGCATGATCCACAACGGGCTGGGCATTGGCGTTATGCCCTTACAGGCGTTCCAGCTCATGCGCGGCGTGGGTGAACTGGTATCTGTAGCGCTCACCGACATCTGGGCAACACGCCAGATCGACCTTGTGGCGCGCGATTTTTCGAGCTTGCCGCGTACCGCCCGCCTGCTGGTGGACCACCTGACCGCATCGGCCCAGCCCCAACCCCTCCAAGCATAA
- a CDS encoding GntR family transcriptional regulator has protein sequence MTATPPPPSESAAPASAPVGAPAASAATPAFSPLYQQIKVLMLQSLQSGEWKPSTAIPSEMDLAARFKVSQGTVRKAIDELAAENLLVRRQGKGTFVATHAEHHVQYRFLKLFPDNGDPNSEGPAQRQIIDCKRLRASTDVARALALRQGDAVLQVRRVLSFAKVPTILEDLWLPGTPFKGLTAERLRDYDGPMYALFETEFGVRMVRAEEKIRAVLPDTEQCALLQVNSQTPLLSVERTAYTYNDTPMEMRRGLYLTDTHYYRNTLN, from the coding sequence ATGACCGCAACGCCCCCGCCACCCAGTGAAAGCGCAGCGCCTGCCAGCGCTCCAGTGGGTGCGCCTGCGGCTTCCGCAGCGACCCCCGCCTTCAGCCCGCTGTACCAGCAAATCAAGGTACTGATGCTACAAAGCCTGCAGTCGGGCGAATGGAAGCCCAGCACGGCCATTCCCAGTGAAATGGACCTCGCCGCCCGCTTCAAGGTCAGCCAGGGCACGGTGCGCAAAGCCATCGATGAACTGGCCGCAGAAAACCTGTTGGTACGCCGCCAGGGCAAGGGCACGTTTGTGGCTACCCATGCCGAGCACCATGTCCAGTACCGCTTCCTCAAACTCTTCCCCGACAACGGTGATCCCAACAGCGAAGGCCCGGCACAGCGCCAAATCATCGACTGCAAGCGTTTGCGTGCGTCCACCGACGTAGCGCGCGCGCTGGCGCTTCGCCAAGGTGACGCCGTGCTGCAGGTGCGCCGCGTCCTCTCATTTGCCAAGGTGCCGACGATTCTGGAGGATTTGTGGCTGCCCGGCACGCCCTTCAAAGGCCTGACCGCCGAGCGCCTGCGCGACTACGATGGCCCGATGTATGCGCTGTTTGAAACCGAATTTGGCGTGCGCATGGTGCGCGCCGAAGAAAAAATCCGCGCCGTGCTTCCAGATACAGAGCAATGCGCACTGCTGCAAGTCAACAGCCAAACACCGCTGCTGAGTGTGGAACGCACAGCCTACACTTACAACGACACGCCCATGGAAATGCGCCGCGGCCTGTACTTGACCGATACACACTACTATCGAAATACGCTAAATTGA
- a CDS encoding entericidin A/B family lipoprotein, which yields MKTLVTLIAASFLLVLTGCNTVKGVGQDIQKAGEKIEGAAKK from the coding sequence ATGAAAACACTCGTTACCCTGATCGCCGCTTCCTTCCTGCTCGTGTTGACCGGCTGCAATACCGTCAAGGGCGTAGGCCAGGACATCCAGAAGGCTGGAGAAAAAATCGAAGGCGCGGCCAAGAAATGA
- the sdhA gene encoding succinate dehydrogenase flavoprotein subunit: MSTSVSKRKFDVVIVGAGGSGMRASLQLARAGLNVAVLSKVFPTRSHTVAAQGGIGASLGNMNEDNWHYHFYDTVKGSDWLGDQDAIEFMCREAPKVVYDLEHMGMPFDRNPDGTIYQRPFGGHTANYGEKAVERACAAADRTGHAMLHTLYQQNVAAKTSFFVEWMALDLIRDADGDVVGVTALEMETGDIHILEAKTTLLATGGAGRIFAASTNAFINTGDGLGMAARAGIPLEDMEFWQFHPTGVAGAGVLLTEGCRGEGAILRNSNGERFMERYAPTLKDLAPRDFVSRSMDQEIKEGRGCGPNKDYILLDMTHLGVESIMKRLPSVFEIGHNFANVDITKEPIPVVPTIHYQMGGIPTNIHGQVVTQDANNQSQVVNGLYAVGECSCVSVHGANRLGTNSLLDLLVFGRAAGNHIVEFNKSRTHKALPANAADQTLARVARLDNATDGEYAQDVANDLRAAMQQHAGVFRTQAIMDEGVAKIAALRERVKSIGLKDKSKIFNTARIEALEVENLIEAAQATIVSAAARHESRGAHSVDDYGDTPEHPNGRNDTEWHKHTLWYSEGSRLAYKPVQMKPLTVDSVPLKTRTF, from the coding sequence ATGTCTACCTCCGTATCCAAAAGAAAATTTGACGTTGTCATCGTCGGCGCTGGTGGCTCCGGCATGCGCGCTTCGCTGCAACTGGCACGTGCCGGTCTCAACGTGGCCGTGCTGTCCAAAGTATTCCCCACCCGTTCACACACCGTGGCTGCACAAGGCGGCATTGGCGCCTCGCTCGGCAACATGAACGAGGACAACTGGCACTACCACTTCTATGACACCGTCAAGGGCTCCGACTGGCTCGGTGACCAGGACGCCATCGAATTCATGTGCCGGGAAGCCCCCAAGGTCGTTTACGACCTGGAACACATGGGCATGCCGTTCGACCGCAATCCCGATGGCACGATTTACCAGCGCCCCTTCGGCGGTCACACCGCCAACTACGGTGAAAAAGCCGTAGAGCGCGCCTGCGCCGCAGCCGACCGCACAGGTCACGCCATGTTGCACACGCTCTACCAGCAAAACGTGGCGGCCAAGACCAGCTTCTTCGTCGAATGGATGGCACTCGATTTGATCCGCGACGCTGATGGCGACGTGGTTGGTGTGACCGCACTGGAAATGGAAACCGGCGACATCCACATTCTGGAAGCCAAGACCACCCTGCTGGCGACCGGCGGCGCAGGCCGCATCTTTGCCGCCTCCACCAACGCCTTCATCAACACCGGTGACGGACTGGGCATGGCAGCACGCGCTGGTATCCCGCTGGAAGACATGGAATTCTGGCAGTTCCACCCCACCGGCGTGGCCGGCGCCGGCGTGTTGCTGACCGAAGGCTGCCGCGGCGAGGGTGCGATTCTGCGCAACAGCAATGGCGAACGCTTCATGGAGCGTTATGCGCCTACCCTGAAAGACTTGGCCCCCCGCGACTTCGTGTCCCGCTCCATGGACCAGGAAATCAAGGAAGGCCGCGGCTGCGGCCCCAACAAGGACTACATCCTGCTGGACATGACCCACCTGGGTGTGGAGTCCATCATGAAACGCCTGCCTTCGGTGTTCGAGATCGGCCACAACTTCGCCAACGTCGACATCACCAAGGAACCGATTCCCGTGGTGCCCACCATCCACTATCAGATGGGCGGCATTCCGACCAACATCCACGGCCAGGTCGTCACGCAAGACGCCAACAACCAGAGCCAAGTGGTCAATGGTTTGTACGCTGTAGGCGAATGCTCCTGCGTGAGCGTGCACGGTGCCAACCGCCTGGGCACCAACTCCCTGCTCGATTTGCTGGTATTTGGCCGCGCTGCCGGCAACCATATCGTCGAGTTCAACAAGAGCCGCACCCACAAGGCGCTGCCCGCCAATGCCGCAGACCAGACCCTGGCCCGCGTGGCACGTCTGGACAACGCGACCGACGGTGAATACGCCCAGGACGTGGCCAACGACCTGCGCGCCGCCATGCAGCAACACGCTGGTGTGTTCCGCACCCAGGCCATCATGGACGAAGGCGTCGCCAAGATCGCCGCTCTGCGCGAGCGGGTGAAGAGCATCGGCCTCAAGGACAAGTCCAAGATTTTCAACACTGCCCGCATCGAGGCGCTGGAAGTGGAAAACCTGATCGAAGCAGCGCAGGCCACCATCGTGTCCGCCGCAGCACGCCATGAAAGCCGTGGCGCGCACTCGGTCGACGACTACGGCGACACACCCGAACACCCGAACGGTCGCAACGACACCGAATGGCACAAACACACGCTGTGGTACAGCGAAGGCAGTCGCCTGGCCTACAAGCCGGTGCAAATGAAGCCGCTGACAGTGGATTCCGTGCCTCTGAAGACGCGTACTTTCTAA
- the sdhD gene encoding succinate dehydrogenase, hydrophobic membrane anchor protein, translating into MAVNYGSKRIVVGAHYGLRDWLAQRVTAALMALFTLVVLAQVIFSKGPIGYDKWAGIFSSQWMKVLTFTVIVALLYHVWVGMRDIWMDYIKPVGLRLSLQVFSIVWLVGCAGWAIQVLWRV; encoded by the coding sequence ATGGCAGTGAACTACGGCTCCAAACGCATCGTCGTTGGCGCACATTACGGACTCCGCGACTGGCTGGCCCAACGCGTGACCGCCGCCCTGATGGCTCTTTTCACCCTGGTGGTGCTGGCGCAAGTCATCTTCTCCAAAGGCCCCATTGGGTACGACAAATGGGCTGGCATTTTTTCATCGCAATGGATGAAAGTGCTGACCTTCACCGTCATCGTCGCCCTGCTCTACCACGTGTGGGTCGGCATGCGCGATATCTGGATGGACTACATCAAACCCGTGGGACTGCGTCTCTCGCTGCAGGTGTTTTCCATCGTCTGGCTGGTCGGCTGCGCCGGCTGGGCCATCCAGGTTCTGTGGCGCGTTTGA
- a CDS encoding succinate dehydrogenase iron-sulfur subunit — protein sequence MTKRTFKIYRYDPDTDAKPYMQTIEVELDGHERMLLDALMKLKAQDPTISFRRSCREGVCGSDAMNINGKNGLACLTNMLTLKGDIILKPLPGLPVVRDLIVDMTQFFKQYNSIKPYLINDNVPPEKERLQSPEEREELNGLYECILCASCSTSCPSFWWNPDKFVGPAGLLQAYRFIADSRDEATAERLDNLEDPYRLFRCHTIMNCVDVCPKGLNPTKAIGKIKEMMVLRAV from the coding sequence ATGACCAAACGCACTTTCAAGATCTACCGCTACGATCCGGACACCGACGCCAAGCCCTACATGCAGACCATTGAAGTGGAGCTGGATGGCCACGAGCGCATGCTGCTGGATGCGCTGATGAAGCTCAAGGCACAGGACCCCACCATCAGCTTCCGCCGCTCATGCCGCGAAGGCGTGTGTGGTTCTGATGCCATGAACATCAATGGCAAGAACGGCCTGGCCTGCCTGACCAACATGCTTACGCTCAAGGGCGACATCATCCTGAAGCCCCTGCCCGGCCTGCCGGTGGTGCGTGACCTGATCGTCGACATGACGCAGTTCTTCAAGCAATACAACTCGATCAAGCCCTACCTGATCAACGACAACGTGCCGCCCGAAAAGGAACGCCTGCAGTCGCCCGAAGAGCGTGAAGAGCTCAACGGCCTGTACGAGTGCATCCTGTGCGCGAGCTGTTCGACGAGCTGCCCCAGCTTCTGGTGGAACCCCGACAAGTTCGTCGGCCCCGCCGGTCTGCTCCAGGCCTACCGCTTCATCGCGGACAGCCGCGATGAAGCCACCGCCGAACGACTGGACAATCTGGAAGATCCCTATCGCCTGTTCCGCTGCCACACCATCATGAACTGCGTGGACGTCTGCCCCAAGGGGTTGAACCCCACCAAGGCAATTGGCAAGATCAAGGAAATGATGGTGCTGCGCGCCGTTTAA
- a CDS encoding succinate dehydrogenase assembly factor 2, translating into MDNELIDERARSKLVWRCRRGLLENDLLIERFFKRFGASLTVRQANALGALMDLSDNDLLDVQLARKSLAQVDAELDRADVQEVLSMLKEPPERQVNEIS; encoded by the coding sequence ATGGACAACGAACTGATCGACGAACGGGCACGCAGCAAGCTGGTATGGCGATGCCGCCGCGGTCTGCTGGAGAACGATCTTCTGATCGAACGGTTTTTCAAGCGCTTTGGTGCGTCGTTGACGGTCAGGCAGGCCAACGCCTTGGGCGCCCTGATGGACCTGAGTGACAACGATCTGCTGGATGTGCAATTGGCACGGAAATCGCTGGCCCAGGTGGACGCTGAACTGGACCGCGCGGACGTGCAAGAAGTTTTGAGTATGTTGAAAGAACCCCCTGAAAGGCAAGTAAATGAAATTAGCTGA
- the gltA gene encoding citrate synthase — protein MKLADNKATLSFSNGSPSVDLPVYHGNVGPDVVDIRKLYAQTGMFTYDPGFLSTASCQSAITYIDGDKGELLYRGYPIEQLATNCDFMETCHLLLYGNLPNAAGKVEFTHRVTQHTMVNEQMQFFLRGFRRDAHPMAIMTGLVGALSAFYHDSTDITNPEHRDISAIRLIAKMPTLVAMAYKYTVGQPYMYPKNELSYAGNFLHMMFATPCEPYVVNPVIERAMDRIFTLHADHEQNASTSTVRLCGSSGTNPFAAIAAGVACLWGPAHGGANEACLNMLEDIQRMGGISKVGEFMEKVKDKNSGVKLMGFGHRVYKNYDPRAKLMQETCKEVLAELGLENDPLFKLAMALEKIALEDDYFVQRKLYPNVDFYSGIVQRAIGIPVPLFTAVFALARTVGWIAQLNEMIGDPEYKIGRPRQLFTGAVRRDVAPIGQR, from the coding sequence ATGAAATTAGCTGACAACAAAGCCACCCTGTCGTTCAGTAACGGCAGCCCCAGCGTAGATTTGCCGGTGTACCACGGCAATGTGGGCCCCGATGTTGTGGACATTCGCAAGCTTTACGCACAGACCGGTATGTTCACTTACGACCCGGGCTTTTTGTCCACCGCGTCGTGTCAGTCGGCCATTACTTACATCGATGGTGACAAGGGCGAACTGTTGTACCGTGGTTACCCCATTGAGCAGTTGGCGACCAACTGCGACTTCATGGAAACCTGCCACCTGCTGCTGTACGGGAACCTGCCCAATGCCGCAGGCAAGGTCGAGTTCACCCACCGCGTGACCCAGCACACCATGGTCAACGAGCAGATGCAGTTTTTCCTGCGTGGCTTCCGCCGCGATGCCCACCCCATGGCCATCATGACCGGCCTGGTGGGCGCTCTGTCGGCCTTCTACCATGACAGCACCGACATCACCAACCCAGAGCACCGCGACATTTCCGCGATCCGCCTGATTGCCAAGATGCCTACGCTGGTGGCCATGGCTTACAAGTACACCGTCGGCCAGCCCTACATGTACCCGAAGAACGAGCTGAGCTATGCCGGCAACTTCCTGCACATGATGTTTGCTACGCCTTGCGAGCCCTACGTCGTCAACCCCGTCATTGAGCGTGCAATGGACCGCATCTTCACGCTGCATGCCGACCACGAACAAAACGCGTCCACCTCCACCGTGCGCCTGTGCGGCAGCTCCGGCACCAACCCGTTTGCAGCCATTGCCGCTGGCGTGGCCTGCCTGTGGGGCCCTGCCCACGGCGGTGCCAACGAAGCCTGCCTGAACATGCTGGAAGACATCCAGCGCATGGGTGGTATCAGCAAGGTTGGCGAATTCATGGAAAAGGTCAAGGACAAGAACTCCGGCGTCAAGCTGATGGGTTTTGGCCACCGCGTTTACAAAAACTACGACCCACGCGCCAAGCTCATGCAGGAAACCTGCAAGGAAGTACTGGCCGAATTGGGGCTGGAAAACGACCCGCTGTTCAAACTGGCAATGGCTTTGGAAAAGATTGCCCTGGAAGACGACTACTTTGTGCAGCGCAAGCTTTACCCCAACGTCGACTTCTACTCCGGCATCGTGCAGCGCGCCATTGGCATTCCTGTGCCACTTTTCACCGCAGTGTTCGCGCTGGCCCGTACCGTGGGCTGGATCGCTCAGTTGAACGAAATGATTGGCGATCCCGAATACAAAATCGGCCGTCCACGTCAGTTGTTCACCGGTGCAGTGCGCCGCGACGTGGCCCCTATCGGCCAACGTTAA
- a CDS encoding malate dehydrogenase, giving the protein MSKKPVRVAVTGAAGQIGYAILFRIASGEMLGKDQPVVLSLLEVPMEKAQQALQGVIMELQDCAFPLLVGIEAHSDPLTAFKDVDYALLIGSRPRGPGMERAELLAVNAEIFTAQGKALDKVASRNVKVLVVGNPANTNAYIAMKSAPSLPRKNFTAMLRLDHNRALSQIAAKTGKAVADIEKMTVWGNHSPTMYADYRFATIKGESVKTMINDEVWNKDTFLPTVGKRGAAIIAARGVSSAASAANAAIDHMRDWALGTNGKWVTMGIPSDGQYGIPKDTMFGFAVTCEGGEYKLVEGLEVDAFSQERINVTLKELQDEQAGVAHLL; this is encoded by the coding sequence ATGAGCAAGAAGCCTGTTCGCGTTGCCGTTACCGGAGCCGCCGGTCAAATTGGATACGCCATTCTGTTCCGCATCGCCTCTGGCGAAATGCTGGGCAAAGACCAGCCTGTGGTGTTGAGCCTGCTGGAAGTTCCCATGGAAAAAGCCCAGCAAGCCCTGCAAGGCGTGATCATGGAGCTGCAAGACTGCGCATTCCCCCTGTTGGTGGGTATCGAAGCGCACAGCGACCCCCTGACCGCGTTCAAGGATGTGGACTACGCACTGCTAATCGGTTCGCGCCCCCGCGGCCCCGGCATGGAACGCGCCGAACTGCTGGCCGTCAACGCCGAAATTTTCACCGCCCAAGGCAAGGCCCTGGACAAGGTTGCCAGCCGCAATGTCAAGGTGCTGGTCGTTGGCAACCCTGCCAACACCAATGCCTACATCGCCATGAAGAGTGCACCGAGCCTGCCACGCAAGAACTTCACCGCCATGCTGCGCCTGGACCACAACCGCGCGCTGAGCCAGATCGCTGCCAAGACCGGCAAGGCCGTGGCCGACATCGAAAAGATGACCGTGTGGGGCAACCACTCGCCAACGATGTACGCCGACTACCGCTTCGCCACCATCAAGGGTGAAAGCGTCAAGACGATGATCAACGACGAAGTCTGGAACAAAGACACCTTCCTGCCCACCGTGGGCAAGCGCGGTGCGGCCATCATCGCGGCCCGTGGCGTGTCTTCCGCCGCATCGGCTGCCAACGCGGCCATCGACCACATGCGCGATTGGGCTCTGGGCACCAATGGCAAGTGGGTCACCATGGGTATTCCTTCGGATGGCCAGTACGGTATCCCCAAGGACACCATGTTCGGTTTTGCTGTGACCTGCGAAGGTGGCGAGTACAAGTTGGTCGAAGGCCTGGAAGTGGACGCGTTCTCGCAAGAGCGTATCAACGTCACGCTGAAAGAGCTGCAAGACGAGCAAGCTGGCGTCGCCCACTTGCTGTAA